From the genome of Candidatus Defluviilinea proxima:
GTCGCCCCACACAACATGGTGAGGCGACGCACTTGTAAGTCAGTAGGGAATATGTCTGAAGTACAGGAACTTTTTGTTATCTCTATTACCACGCGTGATCGCGTTGGTATCATCCATGAAGTGACAAAGGCGATCAGTGAATTGGGTGGGAATATTGCCGATATTCGGCAAAGCATCTTGTGTGGATATTTCACCATGATCTTGCTCGCCTCCTTCCCAAAAGGAACAACCCAGCGTTCAGTGGAAAGAAAGCTTGCCGAAGCAGATTCAAACAGCGAGTCCGTGATTGAGGCGATGGTCAGAAAAGTAGATGATGCCTCGCTCATCACGAGCACATCCATGCCTGAAACTGCCTATGTCCTCACAGCCACCGGTCATGACCGCATTGGCTTTGTGGCCACAATGACCTCCTTTTGCGTGAAGAACAACATCAATATCATCGACCTTTCGACCACGATCTCCGATGGCGCCTATGTGATGATCCTTGTCATTGACTTGAACCATATCACGTCGATCAGTGACATGCGCCGCGACCTGCAAACATTCTCGCAGGAAAACGGCATCAAGACTGTGCTCCAGCACTATGATATCTTCAAGGCAGTCAACGAGATCAGTTTGCCAATTCGATAATCTGTATCAAGAAAGAACCCATGATCCGAACCGAAGAAATTCTCAATACTGTGGATATGATCCAGAAGGAAAATCTGGATGTACGTGCTGTGACGATGGGCATCAGTTTGCTCGATTGTCATCGTTCAACCGTCGCAGAGACCTGTAAAGCGATCAAAGAAAAGATCAAACTGCATGCCGGGCGTTTGGTGGAAACCTGTGAAGCCGTCAGCGCGGAATACTCCATCCCTGTGGTGAACAAGCGCATTGCGGTTACGCCCATTGCACATATCGGCGCGGGATTTGATTCGGCGGGCTTTGTAGAAATTGCAAAAGCGCTCGATGAAGTTGCCACAGAAGTGGGTGTGGACTTTCTCGGCGGTTTCTCCGCAGACGTCTCAGGCGGGACCTCGGGCGGGGATCGCGAATTGATCCTTTCCATCCCTGAAGCATTGACGAACACACAGAAAGTCTGTGCTTCGATCAATGTTGGTACAACTCGTTCGGGCATCAATATGGATGCGGTGGTCATGCTTGGGGTGACGGTCAAGGATCTGGCGGAACGAAGCAGTGATCAGGGCGGATTCGCCGCGGCGAAATTTGTCATCTTTACCAACCAGCCCGGTGACAATCCATTCATGGCCGGTGCCGTGCATGGGCTTGGTCAACCGGAAGTGGTCATCAATGTGGGCGTCAGCGGACCGGGCGTCATTGCGCGTGCGCTTGAACGAAGGATCGCGCAGGACGGCAGTGAGAACTTGGGACTGCATGACCTTGCGGATGAGATCAAGCGTACGACTTTCCGTGTGACGCGCAGTGGCGAGTTGATCGGGCGGCGTGTGGCAAAGGCGCTTGGCGTTCCGTTCGGTGTAGTGGACTTGTCGCTCGCGCCGACACCGAATGTTGGCGATAGTGTAGGTGAGATTATTCAGATATTGGGCGTGGATGCTGTTGGTGCGCCCGGCTCAACGGCGATCGTGGCTTTGTTGAATGATGCCGTGAAAAAAGGCGGCGCGTTCGCAAGTCAGAGTGTGGGTGGGTTGAGTGGCGCGTTCATCCCTGTGTGTGAGGATCAAGTATTGGCAAATGCCGTGCGTGATGAAAGCCTTGTGTTGGAAAAACTTGAAGCGATGACCAGCGTTTGCTCGGTGGGCCTCGATATGATCGCCATCCCCGGCTCTGTGGATGCGGCTACGATCTCTGCCATCATCGCAGATGAGATGGCGATTGGCATGATCAACAACAAGACGACCGCGGTGCGTGTCATCCCTGTGCCCGGCAAGGAAGCGGGCGAGTTCGTTTCGTTCGGCGGTTTGTTTGGTGAGAGCGCAATTGCACCCGTGCGCAATGCAGGAAAGTCATCACGCTTTATTCAGTTTGCGGGGAAGATCCCTGCGCCAATCCATAGCTTGAGAAATTAAGGATAGGACTTGTTTGACATTTTCATTGACATATTTTT
Proteins encoded in this window:
- a CDS encoding ACT domain-containing protein, producing the protein MSEVQELFVISITTRDRVGIIHEVTKAISELGGNIADIRQSILCGYFTMILLASFPKGTTQRSVERKLAEADSNSESVIEAMVRKVDDASLITSTSMPETAYVLTATGHDRIGFVATMTSFCVKNNINIIDLSTTISDGAYVMILVIDLNHITSISDMRRDLQTFSQENGIKTVLQHYDIFKAVNEISLPIR
- a CDS encoding PFL family protein; protein product: MIRTEEILNTVDMIQKENLDVRAVTMGISLLDCHRSTVAETCKAIKEKIKLHAGRLVETCEAVSAEYSIPVVNKRIAVTPIAHIGAGFDSAGFVEIAKALDEVATEVGVDFLGGFSADVSGGTSGGDRELILSIPEALTNTQKVCASINVGTTRSGINMDAVVMLGVTVKDLAERSSDQGGFAAAKFVIFTNQPGDNPFMAGAVHGLGQPEVVINVGVSGPGVIARALERRIAQDGSENLGLHDLADEIKRTTFRVTRSGELIGRRVAKALGVPFGVVDLSLAPTPNVGDSVGEIIQILGVDAVGAPGSTAIVALLNDAVKKGGAFASQSVGGLSGAFIPVCEDQVLANAVRDESLVLEKLEAMTSVCSVGLDMIAIPGSVDAATISAIIADEMAIGMINNKTTAVRVIPVPGKEAGEFVSFGGLFGESAIAPVRNAGKSSRFIQFAGKIPAPIHSLRN